In a single window of the Nocardiopsis composta genome:
- a CDS encoding glycosyltransferase family 4 protein → MHALVATVVHHPEDARILHRQIRALLDAGHSVTYLAPFRERGVTPWPELTAVDVPRAAGRRRLRALRAARTALEEHAPRADLLLFHDPELMLALPRNRPATVWDVHEDAAAALLTKPWMPRPLRRPLAPVVRGFERRAERRMHLLLAEEGYRDRFSRPHPVVPNTTEVPERPARTPGHDRVVYLGHLSEARGARELIEAGRLLRPHGVRVDIIGAADPQVRPLLRDAQRDGHVRWYGFVPNDRALRIVSGALAGMSLLHDTPNYRHSLPTKVVEYMAHGLPVITTPSPVAEALVTGRPEGACGIVVPFGDAAAAAESALLLRSDPALRTRFARTGHEIARSHYHWPVQAAQFVRQLEEWAGEASGETARGRIPAQCSGPAAPLRNARA, encoded by the coding sequence TGGTCCACCACCCGGAGGACGCCCGTATCCTGCACCGGCAGATCCGGGCCCTGCTGGACGCCGGCCACTCGGTGACCTACCTGGCCCCGTTCCGCGAGCGCGGCGTCACCCCCTGGCCGGAGCTGACCGCGGTGGACGTGCCGCGCGCCGCCGGACGGCGCCGGCTGCGGGCGCTGCGCGCCGCCCGGACCGCGCTGGAGGAGCACGCTCCCCGCGCCGACCTGCTGCTCTTCCACGACCCGGAGCTGATGCTGGCGCTGCCCCGCAACCGCCCGGCCACCGTCTGGGACGTGCACGAGGACGCCGCGGCCGCGCTGCTCACCAAGCCGTGGATGCCCCGGCCGCTGCGCCGGCCGCTCGCCCCGGTGGTGCGCGGCTTCGAGCGCCGCGCCGAGCGCCGGATGCACCTGCTGCTCGCCGAGGAGGGCTACCGGGACCGGTTCTCCCGGCCGCACCCGGTGGTGCCCAACACCACCGAGGTGCCGGAGCGCCCGGCGCGCACGCCCGGCCACGACCGGGTCGTCTACCTCGGCCACCTGTCTGAGGCGCGCGGCGCCCGCGAGCTGATCGAGGCGGGGCGGCTGCTCCGCCCGCACGGAGTGCGGGTGGACATCATCGGCGCGGCCGACCCGCAGGTCCGCCCGCTGCTCCGGGACGCCCAGCGCGACGGCCACGTGCGCTGGTACGGCTTCGTGCCCAACGACCGCGCGCTGCGCATCGTCAGCGGCGCGCTCGCCGGGATGAGCCTGCTGCACGACACCCCGAACTACCGGCACTCGCTGCCCACCAAGGTGGTGGAGTACATGGCGCACGGCCTGCCGGTGATCACCACGCCCTCGCCGGTGGCCGAGGCGCTGGTCACCGGCCGCCCGGAGGGCGCCTGCGGGATCGTGGTGCCGTTCGGCGACGCGGCCGCGGCCGCCGAGTCGGCGCTGCTGCTCCGCAGCGACCCGGCGCTGCGCACCCGGTTCGCCCGGACCGGGCACGAGATCGCGCGCAGCCACTACCACTGGCCGGTGCAGGCGGCGCAGTTCGTCCGCCAGCTGGAGGAGTGGGCCGGCGAGGCTTCCGGGGAGACCGCCCGCGGCCGCATCCCCGCCCAGTGCTCCGGCCCCGCCGCCCCGCTCCGCAACGCCCGGGCCTGA
- a CDS encoding malonic semialdehyde reductase, which produces MSESTDVLQIDKEAQDLLFRAARTANTFSGEPVSEEQVRAIHDLVKFGPTAMNTQPLRVALLRSEESRRRLAPLMAEGNRAKTVSAPLVAVLGFDSEFHLKGERFFPERAEMVAQAFADETGRIPAARLNAALQAAYFIIGVRAAGLAAGPMVGFDAAGIDAEFFPGGTFRTFMMVNIGKPGADHPQFPRLPRYDYEDVYTEF; this is translated from the coding sequence ATGTCCGAGAGCACCGACGTCCTGCAGATCGACAAGGAAGCCCAGGACCTGCTGTTCCGCGCCGCCCGAACGGCCAACACGTTCAGCGGCGAGCCGGTCTCCGAGGAGCAGGTCCGGGCCATCCACGACCTGGTCAAGTTCGGCCCCACCGCGATGAACACCCAGCCGCTGCGGGTCGCGCTGCTGCGCTCGGAGGAGAGCCGGCGCCGGCTGGCCCCGCTGATGGCCGAGGGCAACCGCGCCAAGACCGTCTCCGCCCCGCTGGTCGCGGTGCTCGGCTTCGACAGCGAATTCCACCTCAAGGGGGAGCGGTTCTTCCCGGAGCGCGCCGAGATGGTCGCCCAGGCCTTCGCCGACGAGACCGGGCGGATCCCGGCCGCCCGGCTGAACGCCGCGCTGCAGGCCGCCTACTTCATCATCGGCGTGCGCGCCGCCGGCCTGGCCGCCGGCCCGATGGTCGGCTTCGACGCCGCCGGGATCGACGCCGAGTTCTTCCCCGGCGGCACGTTCCGCACCTTCATGATGGTCAACATCGGCAAGCCCGGCGCCGACCACCCGCAGTTCCCGCGGCTGCCGCGGTACGACTACGAGGACGTCTACACCGAGTTCTGA
- a CDS encoding glycosyltransferase family 2 protein, whose protein sequence is MRISCVVLTMGNRPAELRRAIDSVFEQRDADVDVIVVGNGADLPELPDGVATLRLPENVGIPEGRNQGVAATDGDIILFLDDDGWYRSPDLAKHVADRFAADPTLGALSFRIADPDGGPDQRRHVPRLRVGDPQRSSRVTTFLGGACAVRRTAFEAGGGLPGEFFYAHEETDLAWRILDAGYHIDYDAEAVMYHPAVAPTRHADFYRLNARNRVWLARRNLPWPLAAVYLADWVAITLLRERSGPALRAWFTGFKEGWRTDAGPRTPISWSTAWRMTRLGRPPII, encoded by the coding sequence CTGAGGATCTCCTGTGTCGTGCTGACCATGGGCAACCGCCCGGCCGAGCTGCGCCGCGCCATCGACAGCGTCTTCGAGCAGCGCGACGCCGACGTCGACGTGATCGTGGTGGGCAACGGCGCCGACCTGCCCGAGCTGCCCGACGGGGTGGCCACCCTGCGGCTGCCGGAGAACGTGGGCATCCCGGAGGGGCGCAACCAGGGGGTGGCCGCCACCGACGGCGACATCATCCTCTTCCTGGACGACGACGGCTGGTACCGCTCGCCCGACCTGGCCAAGCACGTCGCGGACCGGTTCGCCGCCGATCCGACGCTGGGCGCGCTCTCGTTCCGCATCGCCGACCCGGACGGCGGCCCCGACCAGCGCCGGCACGTGCCGCGGCTGCGCGTCGGCGACCCGCAGCGCTCCAGCCGGGTGACCACCTTCCTCGGCGGGGCGTGCGCGGTCCGCCGCACCGCCTTCGAGGCCGGCGGCGGCCTGCCCGGCGAGTTCTTCTACGCGCACGAGGAGACCGACCTCGCCTGGCGGATCCTGGACGCCGGCTACCACATCGACTACGACGCCGAGGCGGTCATGTACCACCCGGCGGTCGCGCCCACCCGGCACGCCGACTTCTACCGGCTCAACGCGCGCAACCGGGTCTGGCTGGCCCGGCGCAACCTGCCCTGGCCGCTGGCCGCGGTCTACCTGGCCGACTGGGTGGCGATCACGCTGCTGCGCGAGCGCTCCGGCCCGGCGCTGCGCGCCTGGTTCACCGGCTTCAAGGAGGGCTGGCGCACCGACGCCGGCCCGCGCACCCCGATCTCCTGGTCCACCGCCTGGCGGATGACCCGCCTGGGCCGCCCGCCCATCATCTGA
- a CDS encoding CDP-alcohol phosphatidyltransferase family protein encodes MSKPSVAEVRAGGQPEGVKERVNEEHWAGRLYMRDISPYLSALFIRLGVPPNPITYLMMAFGVLAGVVVAFGGLWSAVAAFLMVQIYLLLDCSDGEVARYTKRTSVAGIYLDRIGHYLSEVALLIGLGVRAQGEFAAGGWVVAGMAAALGAALIKAETDNVVVARAKAGLPEKIAEEAMAPRSAGLSLARKAASALRFHRVIQAVELSILVLIAAVVDAVRGDLAATQVLTAVCVAVAALQTVLHLVSVLASRRLH; translated from the coding sequence ATGTCGAAACCCTCGGTCGCTGAGGTCCGCGCCGGAGGGCAGCCGGAGGGCGTCAAGGAGCGCGTCAACGAGGAGCACTGGGCCGGCCGGCTCTACATGCGCGACATCTCCCCCTACCTGAGCGCCCTGTTCATCAGGCTGGGCGTTCCCCCCAACCCCATCACCTACCTGATGATGGCCTTCGGCGTGCTCGCCGGGGTCGTGGTCGCCTTCGGCGGCCTGTGGTCGGCGGTCGCCGCCTTCCTGATGGTCCAGATCTACCTGCTGCTGGACTGCAGCGACGGCGAGGTCGCCCGCTACACCAAGCGGACCAGCGTCGCCGGGATCTACCTGGACCGCATCGGGCACTACCTCTCCGAGGTGGCGCTCCTGATCGGCCTGGGCGTGCGCGCCCAGGGCGAGTTCGCCGCGGGCGGCTGGGTGGTCGCCGGCATGGCGGCCGCGCTCGGCGCCGCGCTGATCAAGGCGGAGACCGACAACGTGGTCGTGGCCCGGGCCAAGGCCGGGCTGCCGGAGAAGATCGCCGAGGAGGCCATGGCGCCGCGCTCGGCCGGGCTGAGCCTGGCCCGCAAGGCCGCCTCGGCGCTCCGCTTCCACCGGGTGATCCAGGCGGTGGAGCTGTCCATCCTGGTGCTGATCGCCGCGGTGGTCGACGCGGTCCGCGGCGACCTGGCGGCGACCCAGGTGCTGACCGCGGTCTGCGTGGCGGTCGCCGCGCTGCAGACGGTGCTGCACCTGGTCAGCGTGCTGGCCTCGCGCCGGCTGCACTGA
- a CDS encoding iron-containing alcohol dehydrogenase family protein: MLPSPLTIDVRRGAIASLGSVLSDRRIATEGRIAVAVGPGQGAQIAADLDLPNCEVFQVEGGSIDVATELGKKIRSGAYEAVAGIGGGKTIDVTKYAASMAGVPMVAVATNLAHDGIASPTASLEHESGKGTYGVSMPIAVVIDVDYVRAAPPRLVRSGVGDVVSNLSAIADWELAGREQGEPVDGMAVTFARVAAEAVLHRRDSVESQEFLTVLAEALVLSGMAMSVAGSSRPASGACHEILHAITHLYPGVSNHGELAGIGALYASFLRVKHLDESERRVQDIRACLLRHELPVVPSDVGLDTEQFVRAVAHAPATRPGRYTILEHLDLSEDEIRRSVGEYVETLGR; the protein is encoded by the coding sequence ATGCTGCCCTCACCCCTCACCATCGACGTCCGCCGGGGGGCCATCGCCTCGCTGGGGTCGGTCCTGTCTGACCGGCGGATCGCGACGGAGGGGCGCATCGCCGTGGCCGTGGGCCCGGGCCAGGGCGCGCAGATCGCCGCCGACCTCGACCTGCCCAACTGCGAGGTGTTCCAGGTCGAGGGCGGCAGCATCGACGTCGCCACCGAGCTGGGCAAGAAGATCCGCTCCGGCGCGTACGAGGCCGTCGCGGGCATCGGCGGCGGGAAGACCATCGACGTCACCAAGTACGCCGCCTCGATGGCCGGCGTGCCGATGGTGGCGGTGGCCACCAACCTGGCGCACGACGGGATCGCGTCGCCGACCGCCTCCCTGGAGCACGAGAGCGGCAAGGGCACCTACGGGGTGTCCATGCCGATCGCGGTCGTCATCGACGTGGACTACGTGCGCGCCGCGCCGCCCCGGCTGGTCCGCTCCGGCGTGGGCGACGTGGTCAGCAACCTGTCCGCGATCGCCGACTGGGAGCTGGCCGGGCGGGAGCAGGGCGAGCCGGTGGACGGCATGGCCGTCACCTTCGCCCGGGTCGCCGCCGAGGCGGTGCTGCACCGCCGCGACTCGGTGGAGTCCCAGGAGTTCCTGACCGTGCTGGCCGAGGCGCTGGTGCTGTCCGGGATGGCCATGTCGGTGGCCGGCTCCTCCCGGCCGGCCAGCGGCGCCTGCCACGAGATCCTGCACGCCATCACGCACCTGTACCCCGGGGTGAGCAACCACGGGGAGCTCGCCGGCATCGGCGCGCTGTACGCCTCGTTCCTGCGCGTCAAGCACCTGGACGAGAGCGAGCGCAGGGTGCAGGACATCCGCGCCTGCCTGCTCCGGCACGAACTCCCGGTGGTCCCCTCCGACGTCGGGCTGGACACCGAGCAGTTCGTCCGGGCGGTCGCGCACGCCCCCGCCACCAGGCCGGGGCGCTACACCATCCTCGAACACCTCGACCTGTCCGAGGACGAGATCCGTCGGAGCGTCGGTGAATATGTCGAAACCCTCGGTCGCTGA
- a CDS encoding phosphocholine cytidylyltransferase family protein has product MLGMVLAAGAGRRLRPYTDTLPKALVPVDGETTIMDISLRNLAAAGLTDVVIVVGYCAKAVEERKEALEERHGVKLTLVYNDKAEEWNNAYSLWTAREYFSEGVLLVNGDTVHPVSVEETLLAARGPELLLAVDNVKTLADEEMKVTLDSTGHLARITKLMDPASAAGEYIGATLIEGSLAGRLADALKATWERDPQLYYEDGYQELVDRGGKVAVAPIGKVDWVEVDDHDDLNRAREIACRY; this is encoded by the coding sequence ATGCTCGGTATGGTTCTAGCGGCCGGAGCCGGCCGGAGGCTGCGCCCCTACACCGACACCCTTCCCAAGGCGCTGGTCCCGGTCGACGGCGAGACCACCATCATGGACATCTCGCTGCGCAACCTGGCCGCCGCGGGCCTCACCGACGTCGTCATCGTGGTGGGCTACTGCGCGAAGGCGGTCGAGGAGCGCAAGGAGGCCCTGGAGGAGCGGCACGGCGTCAAGCTGACGCTGGTCTACAACGACAAGGCCGAGGAGTGGAACAACGCCTACTCCCTGTGGACCGCGCGTGAGTACTTCTCCGAAGGCGTCCTCCTCGTCAACGGCGACACCGTGCATCCGGTGAGCGTCGAGGAGACGCTACTCGCCGCCCGCGGCCCGGAGCTCCTCCTCGCGGTGGACAACGTCAAAACGCTCGCCGACGAAGAGATGAAGGTGACCCTGGACTCCACCGGCCACCTGGCGCGGATCACCAAGCTGATGGACCCGGCCTCCGCCGCCGGCGAGTACATCGGCGCCACCCTCATCGAGGGCTCGCTGGCCGGCCGGCTGGCCGACGCCCTCAAGGCCACCTGGGAGCGCGACCCGCAGCTCTACTACGAGGACGGCTACCAGGAGCTGGTCGACCGCGGCGGCAAGGTCGCCGTGGCGCCGATCGGCAAGGTGGACTGGGTCGAGGTGGACGACCACGACGACCTGAACCGCGCTCGGGAGATCGCATGCCGCTACTAG
- a CDS encoding DUF5941 domain-containing protein — translation MRFLRDDGHLGRALGRLAGGALPPLPPALTAALATAVLLAVGLGEVSGITLFAPVALLLPAAAASGHPHGGRFDRAVPPLLRGTEYLYLLALGIGAGVPGPLVFVLLTVVVLHHCDTVCRTHRGTGRSGRTARALLGWDGRMLLVAAGGALGWLPFTYGALAVCLAVLLVADSVREWANTPVARPADVPRNERGGAQASTT, via the coding sequence GTGCGGTTTCTGCGTGATGATGGTCACCTGGGCCGGGCGCTGGGCCGGCTCGCGGGCGGGGCGCTGCCGCCGCTGCCGCCCGCGCTCACCGCCGCCCTGGCCACCGCGGTGCTCCTGGCGGTCGGTCTCGGGGAGGTCTCAGGCATTACCCTGTTCGCACCGGTGGCCCTGCTGCTGCCGGCCGCGGCTGCCTCCGGGCATCCGCACGGCGGCCGCTTCGACCGGGCGGTGCCGCCGCTGCTGCGCGGGACCGAGTATCTTTACCTGCTCGCGCTCGGCATCGGCGCCGGTGTCCCCGGGCCGCTGGTGTTCGTACTCTTGACCGTGGTGGTACTGCACCACTGCGATACCGTCTGCCGGACGCACCGCGGGACCGGCCGCTCCGGCCGGACCGCGCGGGCGCTGCTCGGGTGGGACGGCCGCATGCTGCTGGTCGCCGCCGGAGGTGCGCTGGGCTGGCTCCCGTTCACCTACGGCGCGCTCGCGGTCTGCCTCGCGGTGCTGCTCGTCGCGGATTCCGTGAGGGAATGGGCGAACACCCCCGTGGCCCGCCCTGCGGACGTGCCGCGAAACGAACGGGGAGGCGCACAGGCCTCCACGACCTAA
- a CDS encoding ABC transporter ATP-binding protein → MAEPVIEAENLGIRFAVNRRRKRSLREMFIHGTKRDPNPTGKDFWPLRNVSFSVSQGECVGIVGKNGTGKSTLLKMIAGVLIPDEGTVTVRGKVAPLLELRAGFNDQLTGRENVHLVGSLHGMTPEMIEEKFEEIIDFANLRDGYIDMPVRHYSSGMKVRLGFALISQLQHPVMLVDEVLAVGDKAFRKKCYEAIGRMLESNRTMVLVSHNEGDLKRFCDRGLYIKDGSLALDADIETSLQAYNDDTKAEAEAAKKKAAAKKKAAEEKKAAERQKAEQEKPADGGAGKDGAGDKGEEDGGKAA, encoded by the coding sequence ATGGCGGAACCGGTCATCGAGGCCGAGAACCTCGGCATTCGGTTCGCGGTGAACCGCAGGCGCAAGCGGAGCCTGCGCGAGATGTTCATCCACGGGACCAAGCGCGACCCCAACCCCACCGGCAAGGACTTCTGGCCGCTGCGCAACGTCTCCTTCTCCGTCTCCCAGGGCGAGTGCGTCGGGATCGTCGGCAAGAACGGCACCGGCAAGTCCACCCTGCTCAAGATGATCGCCGGGGTGCTCATCCCGGACGAGGGCACGGTCACCGTGCGCGGCAAGGTGGCCCCGCTGCTGGAGCTGCGCGCCGGGTTCAACGACCAGCTCACCGGCCGGGAGAACGTGCACCTGGTCGGCTCGCTGCACGGCATGACCCCGGAGATGATCGAGGAGAAGTTCGAGGAGATCATCGACTTCGCCAACCTCCGCGACGGCTACATCGACATGCCGGTGCGGCACTACTCCAGCGGGATGAAGGTGCGGCTCGGCTTCGCCCTCATCTCCCAGCTGCAGCACCCGGTGATGCTGGTGGACGAGGTGCTCGCGGTCGGCGACAAGGCCTTCCGGAAGAAGTGCTACGAGGCCATCGGCCGGATGCTGGAGAGCAACCGCACCATGGTGCTGGTCTCGCACAACGAGGGCGACCTCAAGCGCTTCTGCGACCGCGGCCTCTACATCAAGGACGGCTCGCTGGCCCTGGACGCCGACATCGAGACCTCGCTGCAGGCCTACAACGACGACACCAAGGCCGAGGCCGAGGCGGCGAAGAAGAAGGCCGCCGCCAAGAAGAAGGCCGCGGAGGAGAAGAAGGCGGCCGAGCGGCAGAAGGCCGAGCAGGAGAAGCCCGCCGACGGCGGCGCCGGGAAGGACGGCGCCGGCGACAAGGGCGAGGAGGACGGCGGCAAGGCCGCCTGA
- a CDS encoding ABC transporter permease, with protein MASRALSVWQNRQVVGLLVKRDLKVKYQKSILGYAWSMLEPLAMAGVYFFVFGLIFNTNRGVPGGDDAPGGYLLFLISGLLPWLWFSTALNEAPKALISQAKLITTMKVPREIFPIAVVTRGFVDYLFTWPVLLLFVFALSGRTHLMGLLVWLPLALLVQYAFTLGVTFLLASVNVLVRDVERVVRILNRVLFYASAIIIPSGMVLDSDSFPGWFKVLYELNPLLGIFKMHHAVWYPADAPGAFVLGTSIGGAIIALAVGYWTFRRLETSVLKEL; from the coding sequence GTGGCGTCAAGGGCGCTGTCCGTCTGGCAGAACCGGCAGGTCGTGGGCCTCCTGGTCAAGCGAGACCTGAAGGTCAAATACCAGAAGTCGATTCTCGGCTACGCGTGGTCGATGCTGGAGCCGCTGGCCATGGCCGGCGTCTACTTCTTCGTGTTCGGCCTGATCTTCAACACCAACCGCGGCGTCCCGGGCGGGGACGACGCCCCCGGCGGGTACCTGCTCTTCCTCATCTCCGGGCTGCTGCCCTGGCTGTGGTTCAGCACCGCGCTGAACGAGGCGCCCAAGGCGCTGATCTCCCAGGCCAAGCTGATCACCACGATGAAGGTCCCGCGGGAGATCTTCCCCATCGCGGTGGTCACCCGGGGCTTCGTCGACTACCTGTTCACCTGGCCGGTGCTGCTGCTCTTCGTGTTCGCGCTGAGCGGGCGGACCCACCTGATGGGGCTGCTGGTCTGGCTGCCGCTGGCGCTGCTGGTGCAGTACGCCTTCACCCTCGGCGTGACCTTCCTGCTCGCCTCGGTGAACGTGCTGGTCCGCGACGTCGAGCGGGTGGTCCGTATCCTGAACCGGGTGCTGTTCTACGCCTCGGCCATCATCATCCCGTCCGGAATGGTGCTGGACTCCGATTCGTTCCCCGGGTGGTTCAAGGTGCTCTACGAGCTCAACCCCCTGCTCGGCATCTTCAAGATGCACCACGCGGTCTGGTACCCGGCCGACGCCCCCGGCGCGTTCGTCCTGGGCACCTCGATCGGAGGGGCGATCATCGCCCTCGCCGTCGGATACTGGACGTTCCGGCGGTTGGAGACGTCCGTCCTGAAGGAGCTGTGA
- a CDS encoding IspD/TarI family cytidylyltransferase, with product MPHVTAAILAGGVGARMGGPLPKQLLPLAGRPIIEHSIAAFQAAPEVDEIAVFMVPEHLPEVERIVKDSGAGKVSAVLPGGATRTQSSTAALRAVAGRGDGDLLLIHDAVRPLVAGATIGAVVEALLAGAGAVGVAVPSSDTVVRVAAGLGGTETVAEVPPRSELRRMQTPQGFRLGVLRRAYDLALADPALVATDDCGVVLRYLPGEPVRIVAGTESNIKVTHPGDVEVAEALLRRDADAGREG from the coding sequence ATGCCGCACGTGACCGCCGCGATCCTCGCGGGCGGCGTGGGCGCCCGGATGGGCGGGCCCCTCCCCAAGCAGCTGCTGCCCCTGGCGGGGCGGCCGATCATCGAGCACTCGATCGCGGCGTTCCAGGCCGCCCCCGAAGTGGACGAGATCGCGGTCTTCATGGTCCCCGAGCACCTGCCCGAGGTAGAGCGGATCGTGAAGGACTCCGGGGCGGGCAAGGTCTCGGCGGTGCTGCCCGGCGGCGCCACCCGGACCCAGAGCTCCACCGCGGCGCTGCGCGCGGTGGCCGGGCGCGGCGACGGCGACCTGCTGCTCATCCACGACGCGGTGCGCCCGCTGGTGGCCGGGGCGACCATCGGAGCGGTGGTGGAGGCGCTGCTGGCCGGGGCCGGCGCGGTCGGCGTCGCGGTGCCCTCCTCCGACACCGTGGTGCGGGTGGCCGCCGGCCTGGGCGGCACCGAGACGGTCGCCGAGGTCCCGCCCCGCTCCGAGCTGCGCCGGATGCAGACCCCGCAGGGCTTCCGGCTGGGGGTGCTGCGGCGCGCCTACGACCTGGCCCTGGCCGACCCGGCGCTGGTCGCCACCGACGACTGCGGGGTGGTGCTGCGCTACCTGCCGGGCGAACCGGTGCGGATCGTCGCCGGCACCGAGTCCAACATCAAGGTCACCCACCCGGGGGACGTGGAGGTCGCCGAGGCCCTGCTCCGCCGGGACGCGGACGCCGGGAGGGAGGGCTGA
- a CDS encoding glycerophosphodiester phosphodiesterase: MAVFTPTEVIGHRGAGRGSAGGLRENTVASYLAAAEAGASWVEIDVRRTADDALVLYHDAAPAGGRPVVDLTAAQCREAGLVPLEEALAALPPEVGLDVDVKTVMEDAVDPPERRTGALLAPVLRREAERRRLFVCSFDPAVLLQVHREVPGVPTAWMPFVRNPLDQAVAGAAGLGCAIVAIDARSFGLSGDAPRPGRRSVGYTVDVAHRAGLEVVSWCPDPVDAARFAEAGVDAVVVDDVPGVVAALKEGSGREGSGEEGPGEDAAPGGDR, translated from the coding sequence ATGGCGGTCTTCACCCCCACCGAGGTCATCGGGCACCGCGGCGCCGGCCGGGGATCGGCCGGCGGGCTGCGGGAGAACACGGTCGCCTCCTACCTGGCCGCGGCCGAGGCGGGCGCCTCCTGGGTCGAGATCGACGTGCGGCGCACCGCCGACGACGCGCTGGTGCTCTACCACGACGCGGCGCCGGCAGGCGGCCGGCCCGTGGTGGACCTCACCGCCGCGCAGTGCCGCGAGGCCGGGCTGGTCCCGCTGGAGGAGGCGCTGGCTGCGCTGCCCCCGGAGGTCGGGCTGGACGTCGACGTCAAGACGGTGATGGAGGACGCGGTCGACCCGCCGGAGCGCCGGACCGGGGCGCTGCTCGCCCCGGTGCTGCGCCGGGAGGCCGAGCGGCGCAGGCTGTTCGTCTGCTCCTTCGACCCGGCGGTCCTGCTCCAGGTGCACCGGGAGGTTCCGGGGGTGCCGACCGCGTGGATGCCGTTCGTGCGCAACCCGCTCGACCAGGCGGTGGCCGGGGCGGCCGGGCTGGGCTGCGCGATCGTGGCGATCGACGCGCGCTCCTTCGGGCTGTCCGGGGACGCCCCGCGGCCGGGCCGGCGCAGCGTCGGGTACACCGTGGACGTGGCGCACCGGGCCGGCCTGGAGGTGGTCTCCTGGTGCCCGGACCCGGTGGACGCCGCCCGGTTCGCCGAGGCGGGGGTGGACGCGGTCGTGGTCGACGACGTCCCGGGGGTGGTCGCCGCGCTCAAGGAGGGCTCCGGGCGGGAAGGCTCCGGCGAGGAGGGGCCCGGGGAGGACGCGGCGCCCGGCGGGGACCGCTGA
- a CDS encoding glycosyltransferase family 2 protein → MGSPVSWPAVSVVMPVLNEERHLEAAVRHVLAQDYPGDMEVVLGVGPSEDRTREVADALAAADPRVVVVDNPTGRTPAGLNAAIAASSNSIVARIDGHAMMPSDYLRVAVETLEETGADNVGGIMAAEGETPWEKAVAAAMTSKIGVGNARFHTGGEGGPADTVYLGVFRRSALDRVGGYDEAFLRAQDWEMNHRIRETGGTVWFQPRMRVSYRPRPNPAKLAKQYFHYGRWRRVVARQHKGTINLRYLAPPVAVAAIAAGLAGGFFFWPAWLIPGGYAAAILAASVPLGSGLPVKGRLSVPVALATMHMAWGVGFITSPPSLGADSRTARGQRENA, encoded by the coding sequence ATGGGGAGCCCTGTGAGCTGGCCCGCCGTATCCGTTGTCATGCCCGTACTGAACGAGGAGCGCCACCTCGAGGCCGCCGTGCGGCACGTGCTCGCCCAGGACTACCCGGGCGACATGGAGGTCGTGCTCGGCGTCGGCCCCTCCGAGGACCGCACCCGGGAGGTCGCCGACGCGCTGGCCGCGGCCGACCCGCGGGTGGTCGTGGTGGACAACCCCACCGGCCGCACCCCCGCCGGGCTCAACGCCGCGATCGCGGCCTCCTCGAACTCGATCGTGGCCCGCATCGACGGCCACGCGATGATGCCCTCCGACTACCTCCGGGTGGCGGTGGAGACGCTGGAGGAGACCGGCGCGGACAACGTGGGCGGCATCATGGCCGCCGAGGGCGAGACGCCCTGGGAGAAGGCGGTCGCCGCCGCGATGACCTCCAAGATCGGGGTGGGCAACGCCCGCTTCCACACCGGCGGCGAGGGCGGCCCGGCCGACACCGTCTACCTGGGGGTGTTCCGCCGCTCGGCGCTGGACCGGGTCGGCGGCTACGACGAGGCGTTCCTGCGCGCCCAGGACTGGGAGATGAACCACCGGATCCGGGAGACCGGCGGGACGGTCTGGTTCCAGCCGCGGATGCGGGTCTCCTACCGGCCCCGGCCGAACCCGGCCAAGCTCGCCAAGCAGTACTTCCACTACGGGCGCTGGCGGCGCGTGGTGGCCCGCCAGCACAAGGGCACCATCAACCTGCGCTACCTGGCGCCGCCGGTCGCCGTCGCGGCGATCGCGGCCGGCCTGGCCGGCGGGTTCTTCTTCTGGCCGGCCTGGCTGATCCCGGGCGGCTACGCCGCGGCGATCCTGGCCGCCTCGGTGCCGCTCGGCTCCGGCCTGCCGGTCAAGGGCCGGCTGTCGGTCCCGGTGGCCCTGGCCACCATGCACATGGCCTGGGGGGTGGGCTTCATCACCAGCCCGCCGAGCCTGGGCGCCGACTCGCGCACCGCCCGCGGCCAGCGCGAGAACGCCTGA